The Cherax quadricarinatus isolate ZL_2023a chromosome 66, ASM3850222v1, whole genome shotgun sequence genome window below encodes:
- the LOC128699016 gene encoding zinc finger protein 271 isoform X1 has translation MELCYVEGLPIHIKNIASYLRIITGLQLNIFIKIMEVQMGEEFYQCSICQKDFATKSSLVQHTRIHTGEKPYQCSQCPKEFSQRASLVRHMQVHTGEKPFKCSVCLKNFSEKASVVQHMRLHTGEKPYKCSVCLKNFAYRSSVSQHMRVHTGEKPFKCLVCLKDFTQNKHLVQHMRTHTGERPYKCSDCLKDFTYKTALVQHIRIHTGEKPYQCSECQKDFSHKSDLVKHMRSHTKEKLYHCSLCPKGFSYKNSLTQHMKVHTGERPYSCLVCLKDFSRKHHLVKHMNLHLGEKPYSCSVCLKSFPQKQNIIQHMRVHTGEKPNQCAVCLKEFKQNSYLVKHLKLHKRKKL, from the coding sequence ATGGAACTCTGTTATGTCGAGGGTTTGCCAATTCATATAAAAAATATTGCATCATATTTAAGGATAATAACGGGACTTCAGCTAAATATATTCATTAAAATTATGGAAGTTCAAATGGGTGAGGAATTCTACCAGTGTTCAATATGTCAAAAAGATTTTGCAACGAAATCATCTCTGGTACAGCATACGAGAATTCATACAggtgagaaaccatatcagtgctcACAGTGCCCAAAAGAATTTTCACAGAGAGCAAGTTTAGTACGTCATATGCAAGTTCATACAGGGGAGAAGCCATTTAAATGTTCAGTGTGTTTAAAAAACTTTTCTGAGAAAGCAAGTGTAGTTCAACACATGAGgcttcatacaggagagaagccaTATAAATGTTCAGTGTGTTTAAAGAACTTTGCCTATCGATCAAGTGTATCTCAGCATATGAGAGTTCATACAGGGGAGAAACCATTTAAATGTTTAGTTTGTCTTAAAGATTTCACACAGAATAAACATCTTGTGCAGCATATGAGAACTCATACAGGAGAAAGACCATATAAATGTTCGGATTGTCTAAAAGACTTTACATATAAAACTGCTCTAGTTCAGCATATTAGAATTCACACAGGAGAGAAGccttatcaatgttcagagtgtcaaaaAGATTTTTCACATAAATCAGATCTAGTAAAACATATGAGAAGTCACACAAAAGAGAAACTTTATCATTGTTCATTGTGTCCAAAAGGCTTTTCGTATAAAAATTCTCTCACACAACATATGAAGGTTCATACAGGAGAGAGACCATATTCATGTTTAGTTTGTCTAAAAGATTTTTCAAGAAAACATCATCTAGTAAAACATATGAATCTTCATTTAGGAGAAAAACCATATTCATGTTCAGTGTGTTTAAAAAGCTTTCCACAAAAGCAAAATATAATACAACATATGAGAGTTCATACTGGAGAAAAGCCAAATCAGTGTGCAGTGTGTCTAAAAGAATTCAAACAGAATTCATACTTGGTAAAGCATTTAAAACttcataaaagaaaaaaattgtag